TATCGCTTAAGCTCCCACCCCCCCTAAAGGCTAAATGGATAAACCCCATAGGCAACAAGTGGTTTTCTTCATAAATCACAGGGACTTTAGCTTGATTGATTTCTTGGTGTGTCAAAGTGCTCGCTTGTAACCCCATAAAAACTCCTAATAATAAAGTGATTAAAATTTTTTTCATGCTGTTTATACCTTTGCTTTAGCCGGATAACGCTTTAAGATTTCATAGGCGGTGTTTCGTTTAGCCGCCACGCTCCCAATGTCTTCAATAAGCTCTATCATTTCTGCTTCATTCATGCAAAAACTCGTTCCGGCCGCTTTCACTACATTTTCTTCCATCATCACACTCCCCAAATCATTCGCTCCAAATAATAAGGCTAACTGCCCTATCATAGAGCCTTGAGTAACCCATGAGCTTTGTATGTTTTGAATGTTATCTAAAAAAATCCTACTGCATGCCAAATAGCGTAAATACCGATTGGAACTCGCTTTTTTAATGCTAGGGATTTCTTCTTTTAAGGGGGTGTTGTCGGGCTGAAAACTCCATAAAATAAAAGCCCTAAAGCCACCGGTTTCATCTTGCAAATCGCGCACTCTTTGTAAATGCTCCACCACATCTTCTTCATTATCCACGCTCCCAAACATCATGGTAGCCGTGCTTTTAATAGCACAAAGATGGGCCGTTCTATGCACTTCAATCCACCTGTCGCTGCTCAATTTTTTAGGAGCGATCACATCGCGCACCCTATCGCTTAGTATCTCAGCTCCTGCTCCTGGAATAGAGCTTAACCCAGCGTTTTTCAACCTTTCTAAAACTTCTTTTAAAGACAATTTAGAGATTTTAGAAATGTAATCAATTTCAACCGCGCTAAAACCATGAATGGTAATGGTGGGGAATTTTTGAGCGATATGGCTGATTAAATTTTCATAATAGTCTATTTTGAGCTGCGGGTGCACCCCCCCTTGAAAAAGGATCTGCGTGCCGCCAATAGCGAGTAATTCTTCAATCTTTTGATCAATTTCTTCATAGCTTAACACATAGGCGTCTTTTTCTTTTAAGGTGCGTTTGAACGCACAAAACTTGCAATCCACAAAACAAATATTGGTGTAATTGATATTCCTATCCACAATAAAAGTCGTCAAGTTTTCAGGGTGCAAGCGTTGCTTTATTTCTAAAGCCCTTTGCCCTAATTCTTTCAAGGGCGCGTTTTTCATTAAATCCAAAATTTCTTCTCTGTTAATGCGCATTTTAAAACCTTGTTCCCATAGAAAATTCAAAGTGTTGCGTGTAATCGTCCATGTTAGGGTTAAAGCACAGCCCTTTACATTTCTTGCCATTGCCATCGCCCCATTGGTTGAAAAACGCTATAGGGAAAATCAACACCAAAGGCCCCATGGGCGAAATCCATTCAATCTGTAAGCCTGTAGAAGCCCTCCAAGTCGCTCTTTCAAACCCAGCCCCTATAACGCCATAATCTTTAAAATTCGCCGTAGTGGTGGGAGCGTTATAGAAGAAACTCCCCCTAGTTGGGGTTTTAAAGGTTAAGAAACCAAAGTCAAAAAACCAAGCTAAACGCATTTTAGCCGCTTTTAGCACCCCATAGCTCAATTCAGTAGAAGCGGTAAAAATCCCATCGCCTCCAAGCCACAAGCCAAACTCATCTTTAGGCGTGATTGATCCGTTCCTAAAGCCTCTCACCGTGGTTACGCCCCCCATGTAGAAGGTGGAGTTTAAGGGCAAGTAATCATCAGTGTTATACCTAAAGATATAGCCCCCTTGCGTTTTAAAGCGAGCGATCAAATCTATCAATAAATATTTTTGCAAATGGTGGTAAGCGGCGAATTTACCATAAACTTTGGTGTTACGGACATTCCCGCCTAACCCGTTCCAAGAATTGAGCGTGCCAGAGCTTGGCAAGCCAGACATGGTCGCATAGGAGCTAAAGATAACCCCATTTCTAGGGAAATAGTAATCATCGGTGTTGTCATAGCTCACATCAAGGGTGAAAGAGCTAGTGATAGGCGTATGGTAATCCCTATCCCAAATACCTTTTATTTCTGGTGAAGTGGTAATCGCTCCAGGACTAGAACAGCTTTCAGGTTGTAAGGGGGTTCTACCGCCTGATAAGCGATTGATAATCACCGATGCGGGCGTAGAACATTGCCTTGGAGAAACCACTTCATTAATAGAGGAATAGTAGCGGTTGTATAAAGGGCTGCTGAAACCAAGGAGCTTGGTAACATTCAGGTTATACCCTAAGCTCACATGGGTTCTGTTACCCAACATGCGCCCGACATTCACCCCAAAGCCCCCACCTTGTTGGATGTATTGGTAGCTTATCCTGTAATCCGCATAAAGATTGATCGTAGAGCTATACCAGCTGTCAAAAATCCTTGGATTAGTCAAGCTCAAATTCCCGGCAAACATACGCCCCGCTCCTTTTGGCATGCCCGGATAAGATCTGCCCCCCCCTGTAGCAATGTTAGCATACAAGCTCATGCTCTGCCCTGTGCCAAAAAGGTTTCTTTCGCTCACGCTCCCATTAAGCATAAGCCCTCCATAAGAGCCATAGCCTAACCCGAATTGCAACTGCCCGGTGCGCCCCTCTTCTACGCTCACTAATAAATCCATCAGCGAGCTATTCACCCTTTTTTCTTCAATTTTGACTTTAGAGAAAAACCCTAAACGCCTTAAAGAATTTTCGGAATTCCTTAGTTTGGTCAAGTTGTATTTGTCCTTAGGCCCTAACAATAACTCCCTTCTAATAATCCTATCGCTTGTGCGCTGGTTCCCTGAAATGATAACATCATTGATATACACCATATCGCCCACTTCAATACGATAAATGACTTTCACAAGCCCGTTTTTTTCATCTTTATCCAAGTCTGGCTTCACCACCGCAAACGCATAACCCTTATCGGCAATTTCGGTTTTTAAAATTTGCGCATCCGCTCTTAAATGCTCAATATTAAAGACATCTTTTCTTTTAACTTTAAGCGCTTTTTCTAAGGTTTTTAAGGGGACTACCGGGTTGTCAATCTCTATTAAAATGTCTGAAATCTTATATTGGATCCCCTCTTTGACTTTATAATGAAGCTTAGCGTCATGGGTAGAAAAATCCGTTTTCAAAAAAGGCGAAGAAATATGAGCGTCTAAGTAACCCCTACGCATATACACATCTTGGATACGCAAAGAATCGTATTCTAATTGATCTAAACGCAATTTCCCGTCATTCAAGCCCCACATCCAGCCCATGAAATCTCGTTGCTTGTTCGCGCTCAAAGATTCAATCATGCGGCGTTTTAATTTCGCGCTTCCCTCATAAATGGATTGTTTGATATAAATACTATCCCCCCTATTCACATCAAACACGATTAATAACGCGCCCTCACTGACCTTTTCTGTGCGCACCTCCACCACGCTCCCATAATAGCCCTGCCCCTCTAAAGCTGTTTTTAAAGCCGTTTTAGCATGCTCTAATTTTTGCTCATCAAAGGTGTCGCCCTTTTTGATCCCCATTTGGGATTTTAAGCCGTCTTTTTCTTTTTCAGTCCCATAACCCTTGATTTCTACCCCGGCAATTCTGGCTTTTTCATCAAAATGAAACTCTAATATGCCGCCTTCAAAAGTGGCATAAACATCTTTAAAATACCCTTGATTGAACAAAGCCAAAACAGCGGTGTCTATTTTTTTAGAATCCACAATATCGCCCACACGAATCTTTACAATTTCATTAGCGAGCATGTCAGACATGTAAGAAAGCCCGATATAAGAAACGGACTTGACTTTCATTTCTTTAGGCGTTTGACTTGATTGGGGGGTTTCTTTTTGAGTCTCATTTTTTTGAGATTCTTGAGAGACTTCTTTTGGAGAAGTCAAATCGTTTGGTTTAGAGCCGTCATTTTCTAAAGCTTCAACGCTGGTATTGATACATGCGAAAACAAGAGAAGATAGAATAAATTTTTTAATACTGATTTCCTTAATAGATTTTAGTTTGAGTGTTGTTAGTAGCATTATTGTAACTAATCATCCTTAAAAAAACGCTAAAAATTATTAAAATTTCTGTATAAAATTATACAAACTATCCCTTTCTACCGCAACAAAACCAGCGTCCTTGATTTTAAATATCAAATCTTCTTTTTCTAAACCATGCCGGCTCTTCGCGCCTGCCGCGCTTTGAATGCTCTCTATTTCTATCGTGCCGTCTAAATCGTTAGCGCCAAATTCTTGAGCCACTAAAGCTAAATTCAAGCCCAAAGTCGCCCAATAAGCTTTGATGTGGGGGATATTATTTAAAAGAATGCGGGATATGGCGATGGTTTTTAAGACTTCTATCGCGCTAGGGGATTTTTCTACTTTCAAATAATTGTTTTCTTTTTGATACAATAAGGGGATAAAAGCGTTAAAGCCCCCTTCTTTGTTTTCTACTTTATTTTTAGGGCTTTGGATTTTTTTGATTCTTAGCATGTGATCGATGCGATGGATTTTATTTTCAATATGCCCAAAAAGCATGGTAGCGTTACTCATTTTGCCTAATTTGTGCCAATAAGCATGGATTTCTAACCACCGAGAAGATCCCACCTTACCATTACAGATTTTACGCCTGATTTCTTCATCAAAAATCTCCGCTCCCCCACCAGGCATGGAATCCACCCCAGCTTTGAGCATGTCTTCTAGCACGCGCTCAAAAGGTTTGTTGAATTTGACGCTTAAAAAATGCACTTCTGCAGCGGTCATGGCCTTTAAATGCAGGTTGGGCATTTCTTGCTTGATGGTTTCAAACACCTTCAAATACCATTCATAAGAGTAATTAGGGTTATGAGCGCTCACGATATGGACTTCTTTAATCCCCTTGTTGTAGGAGTTTTTAACCTTTTCTAAGATTTCTTCTAAACTCATTTCATAAGGGTTAGGGTTTTTTCTGTGGGCTGAAAAAGCGCAAAATTTACAAGCGTCCGCACAAATATTGCTAGGGTTTAAATGCCTATTGACATTAAAATACACGATTTTTTGGTGCATGTTCTGGCGCATGCGATCCGCTGTTTCCCCTAGCGTGTATAAATCATAATCATAAAGCCTCACTAATTCTTCACTTTCAGTAACTTGATTGTCTAATACTTTTTCTAAAAAGTCCATAATTAAATTGCCCTTTCGTTTTAAAGATAAACATTGTAGCATTTTTAGATTTAAGAATGCTTTTTATACATTATATTAAAAATATCCCCTTTTAACCCCTTAATTGGTGCCAACCCCTTTTTTACCTAATTCTCATTAAAAGGATTTTTATGATAAAATCCAAGCTTTATCAAGCTATTAGCTGGTGTTCTCTCTCATTTTTGTAAGTTTTTAAAAATTTTCATACTCTTGTTTACTTTTTCATTATCATTTATGCTATAATTATGGGACAACTTAAGCCAACACAAAGGAGATACTATGTTATCAAAAGACATCATTAAGTTGCTAAACGAACAAGTGAATAAGGAAATGAACTCTTCCAACTTGTATATGAGCATGAGTTCTTGGTGCTATACCCATAGCTTAGATGGCGCGGGGCTTTTCTTATTTGACCATGCGGCTGAAGAATACGAGCATGCTAAAAAGCTTATCGTCTTCTTGAATGAAAACAATGTGCCTGTGCAATTGACTAGCATCAGCGCGCCTGAACATAAGTTTGAAGGTTTGACTCAAATTTTCCAAAAAGCTTATGAACATGAGCAACACATCAGCGAGTCTATTAATAATATCGTCGATCACGCCATAAAAAGCAAAGATCATGCGACTTTCAATTTCTTGCAATGGTATGTGGCTGAACAGCATGAAGAAGAAGTGCTTTTCAAGGATATTTTGGATAAAATTGAGTTGATTGGTAATGAAAACCATGGCTTGTATTTGGCTGATCAGTATATCAAAGGGATCGCTAAAAGCAGGAAATCTTAATTTTAGGGTCATTGAGTGCAAAAACTAGCCGTTTTTGATTTTGACTCCACGCTAGTCAATGCTGAGACGATTGAGTCTTTAGCGAGGGCGTGGGGGGTTTTTGATGAAGTGAGAGGGATCACTTCACAAGCCATGAATGGCGAGACAGATTTTCATAAAAGTCTTATTTTAAGGGTTTCTAAACTCAAAAACATGCCCTTAAAACTAGCCAAAGAAGTTTGTGAAAGTCTGCCTTTATTTAAAGGAGCGCTTGAGCTTATTAGCACTTTAAAAGAGAAAAATTACAAGGTGGTTTGCTTCAGTGGGGGCTTTGATCTAGCGACGAATTATTATAGGGATTTATTAAATTTAGATGCGGCTTTCAGTAACACGCTGATAGTGGAAAATGGTGCCTTAAACGGCTTGGTTACGGGGCATATGATGTTTTCACACTCTAAAGGCGAAATGCTTCTTTCCTTACAACGCTTGTTGAATATCAGTAAAACGCGCACTTTAGTCGTGGGCGATGGAGCGAATGACTTGAGCATGTTCAAACATGCCCATATTAAAATCGCTTTCAACGCTAAAGAGATTTTAAAACAGCACGCCACGCATTGCATCAATGAGCCTGATTTAGCCCTAATCAAGCCTTTGATTTAAAAAATTTTTTTTGTAAAATACTCCTTTAAAGGATAACCATGTTCCAACCTTTACTAGACGCTTATACAGACAGCACCCATTTAGATGATACAACCCATAAACCCCCATTAAATATAGCCCTAGCCAATTGGTGGCCCTCAAAGAATAGCGAAAAAAAAGGATTCAGAGACTTCATTATTCATGTCATCTTAAAACAACGCTATAAAATCATTCTGCACAGCAACCCTAATGAACCATCAGATCTAGTCTTTGGCAATCTTAATTACGATGATTTGAGAATTAATTACGATGATTTGAGAGTTAATTACGATGATTTGAGAGTTAATTACGATGATTTGAGAAGAGATCATGAACGCCTCTTATCAAAGGCTACCCCTCTTTTGGAGCTATCCCAGAACACCTCTTTTAAAATCTATCGCAAAGCTTATCAAAAGTCTTTACCCTTGTTGCGCACCATAAGGAGATGGGTTAGAAAGTAAGGCGTATTTTAAGATTGGTTAAGAAATTGGAGCGCTATTTTGAAATGCGCTAACGCTTCTTTTTTGAGCGTGGGGTTTTTGAGCATGTCCTCTAAAGCATGGGTGCTTAAAAAATGTTTTGTTTTTAAAGACACGATGTGCCCAAAGGATTCTTCTTTAGAAAGGTTTAAAAGGCGTTTGGGCAAAATCCCGCCAAATACCACAATGACTTTTGAAGCGCTGTTGTCTAATTGCCAAATTAAATGAAATAAGCATGCGTTGATTTCTTCTTCTAAATTAAGGCTGTTAGAGTCGCATTTAAGGAGCGATAAGATACTGCAATCTTTTAAGGGGTAGTTAAAAACTTTTTGGATAATGCTTTGCAACATGGCCGCTCTTAAATTGTTTAAGAAATTCAATTGGCTATCCAGCATGGGGGTTAGCGTAATGAAAGTGAGCTTAGAAGTGGGGTTAAAAAGCCCAATTACCGGTTTTGAATTTTGATGGCGTTTGCACAGATTGCAATTTTCTATGCCCTCATAAACTTGTTTGTTAAGGGGCTTATTTTGGGGCTTATTAAGGTTGGTATTCGTGTAAGTTTCGCCCAAAAGACGCTCCATATAAAGGGAGCGTAAAGTTTGAAGGAGTGGAAGTTGCAAAGCGTTCAGTCTTTATGCTTTTTGAAAGCGTGAGGACTTAGCATGTTTTCTGGCTTAAAAATATCGTCCAGTTGCTCTTTAGTTAAGATTTTCTTTTCTAAAGCAATGTTATAGATGGAGCGATCGCTTTTTAAAGCTTCTTTAGCGATCATAGCGGATTTTTCATAGCCGATATGAGGGTTTAGTGCAGTAACAATGCCAATGCTGTTAAAGACATAATCGTGGCAAATCTTTTCATTAGCCGTGATGCCTTCCACGCATTTAGTCGTTAAAGTTTCAATCGCGCGCCCTAAAATCACAAAGGAATGGAAAAGCTTATAAGCGATAACCGGCTCAAACACATTGAGTTGCAATTGCCCTCCTTCGGCGGCTAACGCCACACTCAAATCATTCCCAATCACCGCAAAGCACACTTGATTGACCACTTCAGGGATCACCGGATTGACTTTACCAGGCATAATAGAGCTACCTGGCTGCATTTTGGGCAAATTGATTTCATTCAGCCCGGCTCTAGGACCTGAGCTGAGCAACCTGAGATCGTTACAAACCTTAGAAAGTTTCACTGCAATACGCTTTAACACCCCACTCACTTGCACATACGCCCCCGTGCTTTGAGTGGCTTCTATCAAGTTATTAGCCATGACAAAGGGGCGACCCGTTACTTCTTGGATTTTCTTTTCAATCAAACCGCGATAATCCGGATGCGAATTGATCCCTGTGCCAATAGCCGTGCCGCCTAAATTAAGCTCTCTTACCCAATTCCTAGCGTCTAAAACCTGCTCAATATCCCTATCAACCATCAAGGCGTAAGTTTCAAACTCTTGACCTAAAGTCATAGGCACAGCGTCTTGAAGTTGGGTGCGCCCCATTTTAATCACATGAGCGAATTCCTTAGCTTTTTGAGCGAAAGCGTCCCTTAAAGCCTTCATGGGAGCGACTAAATTACTCAAGCGCTCATAAATCGCGATTTTTAACGCACTAGGATAGGCGTCATTAGTGGATTGAGAGCGGTTGACATGGTCGTTTGGGTGGCAAAATTGATACTCGCCCTTTTTATGCCCCATGTATTCTAAAGCCAAATTAGCAATCACTTCATTCATGTTCATGTTCGTGCTTGTGCCAGCCCCCCCTTGAATCATATCCACAATGAATTGATCATGGTATTTACCATCAATCAACAAATCGCACGCATGGCAAATCGCAATCTTAAGCTTTTCATCAATCAAGCCTAATTGCGCGTTAGCTAAAGCAGCCGCTTTTTTGACTTGAGCAAAAGATTTAATAAAAACAGGATAACTGCAAAGCTTGTCGTTGGTGATGAAAAAATTTTCACTCGCTCTTAAAGTTTGGATCCCATAATAAACTTCATCGCTAATTTCCATTTGCCCAATGAAATCATGCTCAATACGCATAAAAGCTCCTTATGTAATAATTGAAAAATATTCTAGCTATTGTAACCAAATATTGAGTTATTTTTCTTTTAAGCGCGCAACTTTTGCCCCTAAGGCGTTGATTTTATCCTCTAACCTCTCATAACCTCTATCCAAGTGGTAAATCCTATGCACCCTACTCACGCCCTTAGCCACTAAAGCGGCTAAAATGAGAGCCGAAGAAGCCCTTAAATCGGTCGCCATCACATCGCTTCCGGTAAGCTCTGTGGATCCGCTAATGGTAGCAACATTCGTTTTTAGGCTAATATTAGCCCCCAAGCGTTGCAGTTCGCTTGCATGCATGAAGCGGTTTTCAAAAAGCGTCTCTTCAATCACGCTTGTGCCCAAACACTGCGTGGCTAACGCCATGAATTGCGCTTGCATGTCTGTGGGAAAACCAGGGTATTCTTTCGTGGTGATTTCAAAGGCTTGGCGTTTTTTGGCCGGATAAATTTCTATAGAATTTTCTTGAATGTCTAGCGAAAAACCAATTTCTATGAGCTTGTCGGTGATCGCTTGAATATGGTTAGGGATGATGCGATTGATTTTAAGCTGGCTGTTAGTGATAGCCCCCACGCATAAATAAGTGCCTGCTTCAATCCTGTCTGGTATGATTTGAATGTCTTTTAAATTCAAAGCGTCATTTTCTACCCCCCTAATCTTTAACTCGCTGCTGCCAACACCCTCAATTTCTACCCCTCCACTCTGTAAAAACGCGCACAATTGAGTGATTTCTGGCTCTTTAGCGGCGTTAATGATGTGCGTGATCCCTCTAGCTAAGCTTGCTGCCATGAGGGCATTTTCTGTGCCTGTAACGCTGATTTTATCAAATAAAATATCATTCCCTTTCAAGCCTTTAGGAGCTTTTGCATGGATATAGCCTTGCTCAATTGTGATTTCAGCCCCTAATTGTTGCATCGCTTTTAAGTGCAAATCCACAGGCCTTGCTCCTATAGCGCACCCCCCTGGCAAACTCACTAAGCATTCTTTAAAACGCGCCAATAAAGGGCCTAAAACCAAAATAGAAGCGCGCATTTTACGCACTAAATCGTAAGTGGCTTCGGTGTGGTGCAAGGATTTGGTGCTGATTTGAAGCGTGTTAGGATTAAGCCATTCTAATTCTGTGCCTAAATTTTGCAACAATAATGCCATCGCCTTTATATCCACCACTTGGGGCAAAGATTTGATTTTGATTTCTTGTTGGCTTAAAAGCGTGGCGGCTAAAATGGGGAGCGCGGAGTTTTTCGCCCCAGAAATTTCTACCCCCCCTTTTAAAGGGACTTGTCCTACAATCTCTAAAAAATCCAATTCTATCCTTTTTCTTTTTTATTCTTAAGGGCTAAGCCGGTAGCGTTAGCGATTTTTTGTGCATGACTAGGGTTAGCGCTTTCTAATTCTTGCCCAAAATTAATAGCGTCTTCTAATTCAAAAAATTCTGAAGCGACTAAATTTTGAATCGTTTCTAGCCACAGGGTTTCTTTGTCTTTAGGGCAAATTTTAAAACGCTCATTAAAGCTGTTTTTAAGTTTTTCTAAAGCTGGCGCGCTTTTAAGGTTTTTGATTTGTTCGCTCAAATTTTCTAAAGAGAGGCTTTTATTAGGAAGATTTTGCTTTAAGGGGGGGCGAGAAAGCCTCCAAGCAAGCCCCACCAATAACACAGGTAGCAAGCATACAAAGAGGATCAAATACATGTAAGCATAATAAATCAAATTGCCCATGTTGATAAGATTTACAAGCGTTTTTTATAATAAGCGTTACTCGCTTCAATATAGCCTTCCACGCTCCCGCAATCGTATCGTTTGCCTTTGAATTGGTAAGCGATGATTCGTTTTCTTTTGGCTTGAGTGAGTAAGGCGTCTGTGATTTGGATTTCATTGTTTTTACCCGGTTTCGTCTCGCTTAAAATTTCAAAAATATCCGGGGTTAAAATGTAGCGCCCTATCACGGCTAGATTGCTTGGGGCGTCTTCTTGGCTTGGTTTTTCCACCATGTCTTTAATCTCATACACCCCCTCTTCTAACCATTCGCCCCTAATCACGCCGTATTTTGAAACTTCTTCTAGTGCCACTTCTTCAATGGCTACAATGGAGCATTGGTATTTTTGATACAATAAAATCATTTGCTTTAGCACGCTTGGATAATCATGGCTTATGCATAAGTCATCGGCTAAAATCACCGCAAAAGGCTCATTGCCTATGAGGGCTTCTCCGGTTAAAATCGCATGCCCTAAGCCTTTCATTTGCTTTTGGCGCACATAGGAAAAACAGCATTTTTCTATAATGTTACGAATGCTTTTTAGGGCGTTTTCTTTGTTGGTGCCTTGGATTTGATGCTCTATTTCATAGCTCGTGTCAAAATAATCTTCTAAACTGCGTTTGTTTCTGCCTGTAACAATCGCCATCACTTCACAGCCTGCTTCCATCGCTTCTTCTACAGCGTATTGGATTAAAGGCTTATCCACAATGGGCAACATTTCTTTAGGAATGGTTTTAGTGATCGGCAAAAAGCGCGTGCCATAGCCAGCGGCAGGAAAAAGGCATTTTTTAATCATGGTTTGTCCTTTGAGTTAAGAGTTTGTTCTAAAAACGCATCAATAGGGATGAAATTCCCAAAAATTTCTTGATAAATCAAGTAATTGAGCATGACCCTAAAGCCATACAAACGGGTTTCGCTATAAGGCATAAGCTCCATGCTAAGCCATGGCTCAAAATGATTTTTTTCTTTAAATCGTTTGGAGCTTTCTAGCCACCTCCTTAAAAACCCAGGTCCAGCGTTATAAGCGTAGGCGACAAAAAGGGGGTGGTTGAATTCTTTTTTCAAATGGTTCAAGTAATAATTACCAAATTTGAGAGCGATATTGGGGTTAAACATGTCGTTTAAATCAACATTATCCATGCCAAGGCTTTTAGCGAAAGGTCCTACATTAAAGGGCATGATTTGCATAAGCCCTAGAGCGAACGAGCGAGAGATTAAAGCCGGGAGCAAGAAACTTTCTTGCCTAGCGATCGCATACGCCATAGCCTTTTCATCCACGCTTTGCCATTCAATAATGCCTTCATAAGGGGATAAATAATAATAAATCTTGTCTTTATTGCGTTGACTTAAAAGATAGGTCAATTCAGGGGCGCTTTTTTCATAATACAAGCTTTTTAGCATCGCATTAAACGCACCCTCATCTTTCAAACTCAAGGTTTTTTCCTTAAAAATTTGCCACGAAAAAGGGTCATAAGTGTTAAAAGGAGGGTCTTCTTGGCTTAAATTTTGAATGTGAGAAATGATGCGATAACTGGGCGTGGTTTGGAGCTTGCGGCTCGCATAAAGACTATAGAGGTTTAAGGCAGGGCTTTGTGAAAGGTGCTCCAAAACTTTTTTCTTTTTAGAGACTAAATACTGCCAAAAAATCGCTCTGTCTTTTGAAAAATCATCGTCTTTAACAACCGCTTCTGAGCGTTCAAAATACTTGAGCGCTTTAGAGGGTTTTTTGCGCAAGATTTCATTAATCCCTAGGATAAAAAAGGTTTGCGCGTTGCTATAGGTAGCGTTACTTTTAGTGAGAGCGTCTTTAAAATGATCCAATTTAGGATCTAAAATAACCTGATAGATCAAGCGGTTAAACGCCGGGTAATCTTCATCTAAAAGGCGGTTTAACTCTTTAATCGGGATATGCTTTTCAAAAATTTGGAGCTTTTTTTCATAACTCAAATGATTGAAAAGCGCGCTAAACACTTGTGCGTTAGCCTTAAATAAAGAAGCACTCACATTCTTACTTTGCAAAATTTCTAATTCTTCATAAAGAATAGGGTAAGCCTCTTTGATTTTAATTTGTAAGGGCTTAAGGGTTTGAAGGGGGATTTTATCAAAATCTCTGATTTTTGATTTTAAAGCGATAGCGATACAGCTTGCTTGGAAAGTGTCTGCCTCTTCTAGCATGCTTTCTAAAGCTATTTGCTTGCAATGAATATCTTCAGGCAATTTAACATCAGGGCTTTTTTCTGAATCGTCTGAGCCTTTTTCTTGCATGGCCTTTTGCAGGGCGCTGTTTTTATTTTGAGTCAATTCATAGGCTTTTTTAGCGTTTTCTAAACTGGTTTTTTTATCGCTAATATAACGCCATAAATAATAATCCCTAACGATCCCGGCGGGCTTTTTTTCTAAATCTTTTAAATTGAACTCGGCTTGAGAAAAACCAACGCCAAGCATGCCGATAAAAAATAAAATAAAAAAACGCATGGTTTTCTTTAAAGACTTTTGGCGAGCGCAAAAAGCCATTGGATGAGGGTTAAATCTAAAAATTTCAAAACAATGACCACCACTAAAGGAGCGAAATCCAACCCATTAAACACAAGCTTGAATCTGGAGCGTAAAAAATAAAACACCGGCTCACACAAGCGAGCGAGGATTTGCATGATGGGGTTATTGGGGTTAGGCTGCACAAAGCTAATAAGCGAATAAATGATCACTACCCATATATAGATCGTAATGAGCGAGCTTAAAATCACCGCTACCGCATTAATAAGGGTAGAAAAAATCATGCTTTAAGCCTTAAAACTTCTTGATGATGGCTTTGGATATAGGGGAAAATCAAAGGCAATTCAACGCCATGCGAGTTCCCGGTTAAAAGGATGCGCAAAGGTTTGAAAAAATCCTTACCCTTAAGCTGGCTCAATCGCATGGCTTCCTTTTTAAAACTTTCAAAA
This region of Helicobacter pylori genomic DNA includes:
- a CDS encoding uracil-DNA glycosylase family protein, which encodes MERLLGETYTNTNLNKPQNKPLNKQVYEGIENCNLCKRHQNSKPVIGLFNPTSKLTFITLTPMLDSQLNFLNNLRAAMLQSIIQKVFNYPLKDCSILSLLKCDSNSLNLEEEINACLFHLIWQLDNSASKVIVVFGGILPKRLLNLSKEESFGHIVSLKTKHFLSTHALEDMLKNPTLKKEALAHFKIALQFLNQS
- the aspA gene encoding aspartate ammonia-lyase, translated to MRIEHDFIGQMEISDEVYYGIQTLRASENFFITNDKLCSYPVFIKSFAQVKKAAALANAQLGLIDEKLKIAICHACDLLIDGKYHDQFIVDMIQGGAGTSTNMNMNEVIANLALEYMGHKKGEYQFCHPNDHVNRSQSTNDAYPSALKIAIYERLSNLVAPMKALRDAFAQKAKEFAHVIKMGRTQLQDAVPMTLGQEFETYALMVDRDIEQVLDARNWVRELNLGGTAIGTGINSHPDYRGLIEKKIQEVTGRPFVMANNLIEATQSTGAYVQVSGVLKRIAVKLSKVCNDLRLLSSGPRAGLNEINLPKMQPGSSIMPGKVNPVIPEVVNQVCFAVIGNDLSVALAAEGGQLQLNVFEPVIAYKLFHSFVILGRAIETLTTKCVEGITANEKICHDYVFNSIGIVTALNPHIGYEKSAMIAKEALKSDRSIYNIALEKKILTKEQLDDIFKPENMLSPHAFKKHKD
- the murA gene encoding UDP-N-acetylglucosamine 1-carboxyvinyltransferase — its product is MDFLEIVGQVPLKGGVEISGAKNSALPILAATLLSQQEIKIKSLPQVVDIKAMALLLQNLGTELEWLNPNTLQISTKSLHHTEATYDLVRKMRASILVLGPLLARFKECLVSLPGGCAIGARPVDLHLKAMQQLGAEITIEQGYIHAKAPKGLKGNDILFDKISVTGTENALMAASLARGITHIINAAKEPEITQLCAFLQSGGVEIEGVGSSELKIRGVENDALNLKDIQIIPDRIEAGTYLCVGAITNSQLKINRIIPNHIQAITDKLIEIGFSLDIQENSIEIYPAKKRQAFEITTKEYPGFPTDMQAQFMALATQCLGTSVIEETLFENRFMHASELQRLGANISLKTNVATISGSTELTGSDVMATDLRASSALILAALVAKGVSRVHRIYHLDRGYERLEDKINALGAKVARLKEK
- the galU gene encoding UTP--glucose-1-phosphate uridylyltransferase GalU, giving the protein MIKKCLFPAAGYGTRFLPITKTIPKEMLPIVDKPLIQYAVEEAMEAGCEVMAIVTGRNKRSLEDYFDTSYEIEHQIQGTNKENALKSIRNIIEKCCFSYVRQKQMKGLGHAILTGEALIGNEPFAVILADDLCISHDYPSVLKQMILLYQKYQCSIVAIEEVALEEVSKYGVIRGEWLEEGVYEIKDMVEKPSQEDAPSNLAVIGRYILTPDIFEILSETKPGKNNEIQITDALLTQAKRKRIIAYQFKGKRYDCGSVEGYIEASNAYYKKRL
- a CDS encoding lytic transglycosylase domain-containing protein; this encodes MRFFILFFIGMLGVGFSQAEFNLKDLEKKPAGIVRDYYLWRYISDKKTSLENAKKAYELTQNKNSALQKAMQEKGSDDSEKSPDVKLPEDIHCKQIALESMLEEADTFQASCIAIALKSKIRDFDKIPLQTLKPLQIKIKEAYPILYEELEILQSKNVSASLFKANAQVFSALFNHLSYEKKLQIFEKHIPIKELNRLLDEDYPAFNRLIYQVILDPKLDHFKDALTKSNATYSNAQTFFILGINEILRKKPSKALKYFERSEAVVKDDDFSKDRAIFWQYLVSKKKKVLEHLSQSPALNLYSLYASRKLQTTPSYRIISHIQNLSQEDPPFNTYDPFSWQIFKEKTLSLKDEGAFNAMLKSLYYEKSAPELTYLLSQRNKDKIYYYLSPYEGIIEWQSVDEKAMAYAIARQESFLLPALISRSFALGLMQIMPFNVGPFAKSLGMDNVDLNDMFNPNIALKFGNYYLNHLKKEFNHPLFVAYAYNAGPGFLRRWLESSKRFKEKNHFEPWLSMELMPYSETRLYGFRVMLNYLIYQEIFGNFIPIDAFLEQTLNSKDKP